Proteins encoded by one window of Rhodopirellula islandica:
- a CDS encoding SpoIIE family protein phosphatase, which produces MAHLTASIDGNPSGTFQLDRDEMQVGRHPDCDIVVDAGAVSRFHAKIVKTGNEFAVEDAGSRNGTFVNGQLLARPHVLSEGDRIRISEVMLVFHGDEAPGFASGSGSGEMTFDGSNFGILMVDETHAKQITGPKVEFRSGDDGLKMSATAEAKLAALIAINSNLTGAISVDDVLPKVLSSLFQIFPSADRGFVVMETPDGALVPRWVQLRNKTDDTETIRISRTIIRQTMETGHTILSLDAMDDSRFDSSESIADFSIRSMMCAPLHDEDGNAIGALQIDSTQGRGQFRDEDIDLLTGIAAQASVVINNARMHERALRQQEVEQDLKLAKEVQRAFLPAKEPKVPTYYLESFYQAANHIGGDYFDYVDLPDGRLAVVVADVVGHGVAAAMYMAKLSAETRFCLASEPDLARAVERLNDRMSALEVQRFVTYLLVVIDPQSNELKIVNAGHMPPIVRDAVTGKISEPGDEDSGLPIAIDEGMDYAVTTVPMHAGDLALMYTDGFSEALNAKEEEWGTDPLRQIVLNAVPSGEDDEPLAKTVKGDIVRQAFEHMGSAVQFDDMCLVIIERTEDAAGGKPRSAPALAEPGEEPPKTSKQSETINELDINDTLPTDLSENG; this is translated from the coding sequence ATGGCCCATCTCACCGCTTCCATCGACGGCAACCCTTCGGGCACGTTTCAGTTAGACCGAGACGAAATGCAGGTGGGACGTCACCCCGATTGCGACATTGTGGTCGACGCCGGAGCCGTCAGCCGTTTCCATGCGAAAATCGTCAAGACGGGCAACGAGTTCGCTGTCGAAGACGCCGGCAGTCGCAACGGAACCTTCGTCAACGGGCAACTGCTGGCGCGGCCTCACGTGCTCTCCGAAGGCGACCGAATCCGAATCAGCGAAGTCATGCTGGTCTTCCACGGCGACGAAGCACCGGGCTTTGCCAGCGGAAGCGGCAGTGGCGAAATGACCTTCGATGGATCCAATTTTGGGATCTTGATGGTCGATGAGACTCACGCGAAACAGATCACTGGTCCCAAGGTCGAGTTTCGTTCGGGTGACGATGGCCTGAAGATGTCGGCGACGGCGGAAGCCAAACTGGCCGCCTTGATCGCCATCAACAGCAATCTGACCGGTGCCATTTCCGTCGATGACGTGCTGCCCAAAGTCCTCTCGAGTTTGTTTCAAATCTTTCCATCGGCCGACCGCGGTTTTGTGGTCATGGAAACCCCCGACGGGGCATTGGTTCCTCGTTGGGTCCAATTGCGAAACAAAACGGACGACACCGAAACGATTCGGATCAGTCGAACCATCATTCGCCAAACGATGGAAACCGGTCACACCATTCTGTCGCTCGATGCGATGGACGACAGTCGGTTTGACAGCAGCGAATCGATCGCCGACTTTTCGATTCGTTCGATGATGTGCGCGCCCCTGCACGACGAAGACGGCAATGCCATCGGCGCTTTGCAAATTGACTCCACCCAGGGTCGCGGCCAATTCCGAGACGAGGACATCGACTTGCTGACCGGCATCGCTGCCCAAGCCAGTGTGGTGATCAACAACGCTCGCATGCACGAACGCGCATTGCGACAACAGGAAGTCGAACAAGATCTCAAGCTTGCCAAAGAAGTCCAGCGAGCCTTCCTTCCTGCAAAAGAACCGAAGGTTCCAACCTATTACCTCGAGAGTTTTTACCAAGCCGCCAACCACATCGGCGGCGACTACTTTGACTACGTCGACCTGCCGGACGGACGGCTCGCTGTCGTGGTGGCGGATGTCGTCGGCCACGGGGTGGCCGCCGCGATGTACATGGCCAAACTGTCGGCGGAGACTCGATTTTGCCTGGCCAGCGAACCCGATCTCGCTCGCGCGGTGGAACGTCTCAACGACCGCATGAGCGCCTTGGAAGTCCAACGCTTCGTGACTTACCTGTTGGTTGTGATCGACCCGCAGTCCAATGAACTCAAGATCGTCAACGCAGGCCACATGCCTCCCATCGTACGCGATGCGGTGACTGGCAAAATCAGCGAACCGGGCGACGAAGACTCCGGCCTGCCGATCGCGATCGACGAAGGCATGGACTACGCCGTGACCACGGTCCCCATGCACGCGGGTGACCTGGCGTTGATGTACACCGATGGTTTCAGTGAAGCACTCAACGCAAAAGAAGAAGAGTGGGGAACCGATCCACTTCGCCAAATTGTTCTCAATGCGGTCCCCTCGGGCGAAGACGACGAGCCCTTGGCCAAAACGGTCAAGGGTGACATCGTTCGCCAAGCGTTCGAGCACATGGGAAGCGCAGTGCAATTCGACGACATGTGCCTGGTCATCATTGAACGAACCGAAGATGCCGCCGGAGGCAAACCGCGAAGCGCCCCCGCCCTTGCCGAACCCGGTGAAGAACCACCCAAAACCTCCAAACAATCTGAAACGATCAACGAACTGGATATCAACGACACCCTGCCAACCGATCTGTCGGAAAACGGCTGA
- a CDS encoding MSCRAMM family protein, protein MPCTKSAWFLLACFASICWPPIQAQDTTAKAPPHVSGPTVTGTIVMPDGSPSSGATVFLLESNGRSFRLPTHPLRTETQSDGTFQFDNVPVGRHRLWAETDQFTTLAEKLRGAIIHVEAEPPSEPSDIELNLHPGCGYDVVVHDAETEQPIPNARISFGWTDIVREYATDDDGIAKPRNLAMSDWYFIAKADGYATKFLKTSKQELGTILPLRFDLDRGGKLVGILRDGNDQPIADAKVSITATSRGMEPGYGSTVTNAAGEFSFDGLPLDKTFRLFASKDGYLRANHECVVTSAEGSTPADFVMLKRPYGGDVRVTVLDENGEPLPEAKLTNRGSSTADVLSGETNDEGVCLLQNLYTGYAGCQVTVKADGYIAVQHDVEPGTIESPAQLTVSLQPGKTLRGKVILPSGAPAPKLTVYYDGGENPFHGLGGRVETDAEGKFEIRGLESQTTLTLSTPSKYAPVRKLLVQVIDEELELPLQAAGVLIARAVDASTNAPITSFNVKLGFCEDRRAGDPRPGGISSSLTRQGENIQGTKKEFRLNGQTPGTPYKLIVSADGYETKIVDRAEVQSAEGAETLDVPLKRLRAEDYHAVAGQLLDSEGNPIAGASVRLLVGGAVPQPMGNGRMQGWRFYHWGLLRRDDIENRDQCLQFFKATSDADGRFEFTGVRKETPWLELFYFGTNLMPQRYSNLRDFSDLELTDLVVQAEAPASLTIDLDLNDWPTADSVTLQAKDYINGQNAVDLAFESESKKLVDGPPIVFSDLPSGTYSVLLQAKPVPLGNGGYRVQSVHQQAITIESGRSHDIELKR, encoded by the coding sequence ATGCCTTGCACGAAAAGTGCTTGGTTCCTCCTCGCTTGCTTCGCGAGCATCTGCTGGCCGCCCATCCAAGCCCAGGACACAACGGCGAAGGCGCCCCCGCATGTCAGTGGCCCCACCGTCACCGGCACCATCGTGATGCCCGACGGCAGTCCATCCAGCGGAGCAACCGTCTTCCTGTTGGAAAGCAACGGGCGCTCATTTCGTTTGCCCACGCATCCGTTGAGAACGGAAACCCAATCGGATGGAACATTTCAGTTCGACAACGTCCCCGTCGGCAGACATCGCTTGTGGGCAGAGACGGATCAATTCACGACGCTGGCTGAGAAACTGCGAGGCGCCATCATCCACGTCGAAGCAGAACCGCCGAGCGAACCCAGCGACATCGAATTGAATCTGCATCCCGGCTGTGGTTACGACGTGGTCGTGCACGATGCCGAGACGGAGCAACCGATCCCCAACGCACGGATCTCGTTTGGCTGGACCGACATCGTTCGCGAATACGCCACCGACGACGATGGCATCGCGAAGCCACGAAACTTGGCGATGTCAGATTGGTACTTCATCGCCAAAGCTGATGGCTACGCCACCAAGTTCCTCAAGACATCCAAGCAAGAACTCGGAACCATCCTCCCGCTTCGGTTTGACTTGGACCGCGGTGGCAAGCTGGTCGGCATCTTGCGAGACGGGAACGACCAACCCATTGCCGATGCCAAGGTTTCGATCACCGCAACATCACGCGGGATGGAACCCGGCTACGGATCGACTGTCACGAATGCAGCCGGCGAGTTTTCGTTCGACGGTTTGCCCCTCGACAAAACGTTCCGACTTTTCGCAAGCAAAGACGGTTACCTCCGCGCCAACCATGAATGCGTGGTGACGTCGGCGGAAGGATCGACTCCAGCCGACTTTGTGATGCTGAAACGTCCCTATGGCGGGGACGTCCGAGTCACCGTGCTCGACGAGAATGGCGAACCGTTGCCGGAGGCAAAGCTGACCAATCGAGGCAGCAGCACCGCCGATGTTCTTTCCGGCGAGACCAATGATGAAGGGGTCTGCCTGCTGCAAAATTTGTACACTGGCTACGCGGGGTGCCAGGTGACGGTCAAGGCAGATGGCTACATCGCTGTGCAGCACGACGTCGAACCGGGAACCATCGAATCACCGGCACAACTCACGGTCAGCCTTCAACCTGGCAAGACGCTTCGCGGCAAAGTGATTCTTCCCAGCGGTGCCCCAGCGCCCAAACTGACCGTCTATTACGATGGCGGCGAGAACCCCTTCCACGGTCTGGGAGGCCGAGTCGAAACCGACGCCGAGGGCAAGTTCGAAATTCGCGGACTGGAATCTCAAACCACGCTGACCCTTTCAACGCCATCGAAGTATGCCCCCGTTCGAAAACTTCTCGTGCAAGTCATCGACGAAGAGCTTGAACTTCCACTGCAAGCCGCTGGCGTCCTGATCGCTCGCGCGGTGGACGCGAGCACGAATGCTCCCATTACCAGCTTCAATGTCAAACTCGGGTTCTGCGAAGACAGGCGAGCTGGCGACCCTCGTCCAGGCGGAATCTCGTCGAGTCTGACACGTCAGGGTGAAAACATTCAGGGCACCAAAAAGGAGTTTCGCCTGAACGGTCAGACGCCGGGCACGCCGTACAAACTGATCGTTTCTGCGGACGGCTACGAAACCAAGATCGTGGATAGGGCCGAAGTCCAATCGGCGGAAGGGGCCGAGACGCTGGACGTGCCTCTGAAACGCCTGCGGGCGGAAGATTATCACGCCGTCGCTGGCCAACTGCTCGACTCCGAAGGGAATCCGATCGCCGGCGCGTCGGTACGATTGTTGGTCGGTGGCGCCGTCCCACAACCGATGGGCAATGGGCGGATGCAGGGCTGGCGTTTCTATCACTGGGGGTTGCTACGACGCGACGACATCGAAAACCGAGACCAATGCTTGCAATTTTTTAAAGCCACCAGTGACGCCGACGGCCGATTCGAATTCACCGGCGTCCGAAAGGAGACTCCGTGGCTGGAGCTGTTTTACTTTGGGACGAACTTGATGCCGCAGCGGTATTCGAACCTGCGGGATTTCTCCGACCTGGAACTCACCGACTTGGTCGTCCAAGCCGAAGCCCCCGCCAGCCTGACGATCGACCTCGACCTGAACGATTGGCCGACCGCAGACTCAGTCACGTTGCAAGCGAAGGATTACATCAACGGCCAGAACGCGGTCGATCTGGCTTTCGAGAGTGAATCAAAAAAGCTGGTTGATGGGCCACCAATTGTTTTCTCAGATCTTCCCTCCGGCACCTATTCCGTTCTCCTACAGGCCAAACCGGTGCCGCTCGGGAATGGTGGCTACCGTGTCCAATCGGTTCATCAGCAAGCGATCACGATCGAATCGGGGCGTTCGCACGACATCGAATTAAAACGATGA
- a CDS encoding helix-turn-helix domain-containing protein — protein MKVFTTGQVAKICKVAPRTVSKWFDSGRLKGYRIPGSQDRRIPREYLIKFLKEHGMPLGDLEDEAMAKCLIVAQDQVLIENLKRELPPEKSFKVAVAASGFEAGIQAESFNPDCIIVDFSIGKIEAVQICQNLRKNIDFTDIVLIALLPDDGQPMSFDRSSINETFKKPFDAHLLAERLRTLVGAKKELV, from the coding sequence ATGAAGGTCTTCACAACTGGACAGGTCGCTAAGATCTGTAAAGTTGCCCCACGAACTGTTAGTAAATGGTTCGATTCGGGGCGTTTGAAAGGCTACCGCATTCCTGGATCGCAAGATCGCCGGATCCCGCGGGAGTATTTGATTAAATTCTTGAAAGAGCATGGTATGCCCTTGGGCGACCTGGAAGACGAAGCGATGGCAAAGTGCCTGATCGTCGCCCAGGACCAAGTTCTCATTGAGAACCTGAAGCGTGAATTGCCACCCGAGAAATCGTTCAAAGTCGCTGTTGCAGCCAGCGGATTTGAAGCGGGAATTCAAGCCGAAAGCTTCAACCCAGACTGCATCATCGTGGACTTCTCGATCGGCAAGATCGAAGCGGTTCAGATTTGTCAAAACCTGCGAAAGAACATCGATTTCACCGATATCGTGTTGATTGCGTTGTTGCCAGATGATGGTCAACCAATGAGCTTCGATCGCAGTAGCATCAACGAGACGTTCAAAAAACCGTTCGACGCCCACTTGTTGGCAGAACGTTTGCGAACCCTCGTCGGAGCAAAGAAGGAGTTGGTCTAA
- the moaC gene encoding cyclic pyranopterin monophosphate synthase MoaC gives MKPEPRSTHFNAAGEVHMVDVTSKETTVREAVASALIRLSADAAESIRRGDAKKGDVLAVARLAGIAGAKWTSHLIPLCHAIPIEAVSIDFDWVTDSEPGEVAGAARQSLRCIATARTTGKTGIEMEAMTAATTAALTVYDMLKSVDRSMEIDQVRLESKSGGKSGVFQRTPDSGEATAGDSAN, from the coding sequence ATGAAACCCGAACCACGCTCGACTCATTTTAATGCTGCCGGGGAAGTCCACATGGTCGACGTGACCAGCAAGGAGACCACGGTCCGCGAAGCGGTCGCGTCGGCGCTGATTCGGCTGTCAGCCGATGCCGCCGAATCAATTCGTCGTGGCGATGCCAAGAAGGGCGATGTCCTGGCAGTGGCGAGGTTGGCGGGAATCGCAGGGGCCAAGTGGACGTCCCACTTGATCCCGTTGTGTCACGCGATTCCGATCGAAGCGGTGTCCATCGACTTTGATTGGGTGACCGATTCCGAGCCGGGCGAGGTTGCTGGGGCTGCTCGCCAATCCCTGCGGTGCATCGCAACGGCTCGGACGACAGGCAAGACCGGAATTGAGATGGAAGCGATGACCGCGGCCACCACCGCGGCCCTGACCGTGTACGACATGCTGAAATCGGTGGATCGATCGATGGAGATTGATCAGGTGCGGTTGGAGTCGAAGTCCGGCGGCAAGAGCGGTGTGTTCCAGCGAACGCCTGATT